Proteins from a genomic interval of Rhodococcoides fascians A25f:
- a CDS encoding alpha/beta fold hydrolase, whose product MSSSYELQSVELHKDVLRYVDIGDGPPVILVHGLLGSHQSWAPQLERLSHKYRVIAPDLFGHGESDKPTGDYSLSSHSATIRDLMDHLKIDSAPLVGHSLGGGIIMQLTYLFPERVDRLALVSSGGLGPEVSLLLKAATLPGSELVLPLLASDWFRKNAEGALSQLGKWGLPVKPGPSMAETWRSFRSVADRSTREAFLASTRAVVGPRGQTVSAKQHFEKFESIPSLLVWGGKDRMIPAKHADNIRREVPNSRVEIFPDAGHFPQLDEPDFFFRLLDEFLDSNGQGKDVAAGTDAREDITPAVMPLQRP is encoded by the coding sequence ATGAGTTCATCGTACGAATTGCAGTCCGTGGAACTACACAAGGACGTCCTGCGTTACGTCGACATCGGCGACGGTCCGCCCGTGATCCTCGTGCACGGTCTCCTCGGATCGCATCAATCGTGGGCACCCCAGCTCGAGCGCCTCTCGCACAAGTACCGGGTGATCGCGCCGGACCTGTTCGGGCACGGCGAGTCCGACAAGCCGACCGGTGACTACTCGCTGAGCTCACACTCGGCCACCATTCGCGATCTGATGGATCACCTGAAGATCGACTCCGCTCCGCTGGTCGGTCACTCCCTCGGCGGCGGCATCATCATGCAGCTGACGTATCTCTTCCCCGAGCGGGTCGATCGCCTCGCCCTGGTCAGCAGTGGCGGCCTCGGCCCCGAAGTGAGCCTCCTGCTCAAGGCCGCGACGCTGCCCGGTAGCGAGTTGGTACTTCCGCTGCTTGCGTCCGATTGGTTCCGCAAGAACGCCGAGGGCGCACTGTCGCAGCTGGGCAAGTGGGGCCTTCCGGTCAAGCCCGGTCCGAGCATGGCCGAGACCTGGCGATCGTTCCGGTCGGTCGCCGACCGCTCCACTCGTGAGGCCTTCCTGGCGTCGACGCGAGCAGTGGTCGGCCCACGCGGTCAGACCGTAAGCGCCAAACAGCATTTCGAGAAGTTCGAGTCGATTCCGTCTCTGCTCGTCTGGGGCGGTAAAGACCGCATGATTCCCGCCAAACATGCGGACAACATCCGACGCGAGGTGCCCAACAGCCGCGTCGAGATCTTCCCCGATGCCGGCCACTTTCCCCAGCTCGACGAGCCCGATTTCTTCTTCCGACTTCTGGACGAGTTCCTGGACTCGAACGGGCAGGGGAAGGACGTCGCGGCAGGGACCGACGCGCGCGAAGACATCACTCCGGCAGTCATGCCGCTGCAACGCCCGTGA
- a CDS encoding TetR/AcrR family transcriptional regulator: MSDRHDVVPILAGVFRDHGFDGSSLAVISRQTGLGKGSLYHYFPRGKQEMAEAVLDDVEQWFHHNVFEPLRHGTDAASTTHDMFEQTARYFRSNRLVCLFGAFTLGLERAAFSGRVAAHFAHWIEALTPVLNRLGHGDSAAELAEEIVAGIQGALVLSRASDDETRFDRLLSRLEASAARLPAGVHA, encoded by the coding sequence ATGAGCGATCGCCACGACGTGGTGCCGATACTCGCAGGGGTGTTCCGCGACCACGGGTTCGACGGTTCGTCTCTCGCGGTCATCAGCAGGCAGACCGGCCTGGGGAAAGGCAGTCTCTACCACTACTTTCCGCGCGGCAAGCAGGAGATGGCCGAGGCCGTCCTCGACGACGTGGAGCAGTGGTTTCACCACAACGTGTTCGAGCCGCTGCGGCACGGCACCGATGCCGCGTCGACCACGCACGACATGTTCGAGCAAACCGCCCGCTACTTCCGCTCCAATCGCCTGGTGTGCCTGTTCGGGGCGTTCACACTCGGCCTGGAGCGCGCGGCCTTCTCCGGACGCGTCGCAGCACATTTCGCGCACTGGATCGAGGCACTCACCCCGGTACTGAATCGGCTCGGACACGGCGACTCGGCGGCCGAACTGGCCGAGGAGATCGTCGCCGGCATCCAAGGCGCGTTGGTGCTCTCGCGCGCATCGGACGACGAGACGAGATTCGATCGACTGTTGTCGAGGCTGGAAGCATCGGCCGCACGCCTGCCCGCAGGAGTACACGCATGA
- a CDS encoding DUF998 domain-containing protein: MKRTTVLAAGAFLVGGVTYLAAEAVAALGWTDRPYSYARNNISDLGIPDISPWHPVMNTGFVVDGTLFVLAGLGLSVLFEGRARWMVLGTSVVHGVGSIVVGLAHASVDGASAPHAAGAGMAIIGGNLVLLAAGRYGGRVGAPRWYTLGSATAGVVGLAGLALFLADTGILGGGTFERISVYTIIGWEIVTGATILAQSRLSKSR, translated from the coding sequence GTGAAGAGAACTACGGTCCTGGCCGCTGGAGCCTTTCTCGTCGGCGGGGTGACCTATCTGGCCGCCGAAGCGGTTGCGGCGCTGGGCTGGACCGATCGGCCGTACAGCTACGCGCGCAACAACATCAGTGACCTCGGGATTCCGGACATCTCACCGTGGCACCCGGTGATGAACACCGGTTTTGTGGTCGACGGCACGCTGTTCGTTCTTGCCGGCCTCGGATTGTCGGTGCTGTTCGAGGGCCGAGCGCGGTGGATGGTGCTGGGTACCTCGGTTGTGCACGGCGTCGGCAGCATCGTGGTCGGGCTCGCGCATGCCTCGGTCGACGGAGCGTCGGCACCGCACGCGGCGGGCGCGGGTATGGCCATCATCGGCGGAAACCTGGTGCTCCTGGCTGCAGGCCGGTACGGCGGCCGCGTCGGAGCGCCGCGTTGGTACACGCTCGGTAGCGCCACTGCGGGGGTCGTCGGCCTGGCCGGTCTGGCCCTGTTTCTCGCCGACACGGGGATCCTCGGCGGCGGAACGTTCGAGCGGATCTCGGTTTACACCATAATCGGCTGGGAGATCGTCACCGGCGCAACAATTCTCGCGCAGAGCCGCCTATCGAAATCTCGGTGA
- a CDS encoding enoyl-CoA hydratase/isomerase family protein codes for MPTESSPVLSYPFDAVAQITLSNPPVNALTRPATRRLHAVLRELARDATIRAVVLTGERVFSAGSDISEMPDMQNDGDVLARKSTLENATLDLLAALPLPTVAAIDGFALGGGLEMALCCDLVVADAGARLGLPEIDLGVIPSSGGSMRALRRVGQAHAAELVLLGEPITAETALEWGLINRVAPHGASLSVALDLAQTLARKSRSAVHANKRALELVFGPSPYEPAQRALPVFEEAFGSTDGREGVRAFLAKESPRFR; via the coding sequence ATGCCCACCGAGTCCTCCCCAGTCCTGTCGTATCCGTTCGATGCCGTCGCACAAATCACGCTGAGCAACCCACCGGTCAACGCACTGACCCGTCCGGCGACGCGGCGGCTGCATGCCGTTCTGCGAGAACTGGCTCGGGACGCCACAATTCGAGCGGTGGTCCTCACCGGCGAGCGGGTGTTCAGCGCCGGCTCGGACATCTCCGAAATGCCGGATATGCAGAACGACGGCGACGTGCTGGCACGCAAGAGCACCCTCGAGAACGCCACGCTCGATCTGCTGGCCGCACTGCCGCTTCCGACGGTCGCGGCGATCGACGGATTCGCATTGGGCGGCGGACTCGAGATGGCACTGTGCTGCGATCTCGTCGTCGCCGACGCAGGAGCTCGACTCGGACTGCCGGAGATCGACCTCGGCGTCATCCCCAGCAGCGGCGGATCGATGCGCGCCTTGCGCCGTGTGGGTCAGGCCCATGCGGCCGAACTCGTCCTGCTCGGCGAGCCGATCACCGCCGAGACCGCGCTCGAGTGGGGTCTGATCAATCGGGTGGCACCGCATGGTGCATCGCTGTCGGTGGCCTTGGACCTGGCGCAGACGCTCGCTCGGAAGTCCCGTTCTGCGGTGCACGCGAACAAGCGAGCACTCGAGCTCGTCTTCGGGCCATCCCCGTACGAACCGGCACAACGGGCATTGCCGGTATTCGAGGAAGCGTTCGGGTCGACGGACGGACGGGAAGGCGTTCGCGCCTTTCTCGCCAAGGAATCACCGAGATTTCGATAG
- a CDS encoding alpha/beta fold hydrolase: MSVQDIDAPTRPALAPLCRPESRDTLMARYREVAHVLPNAVALSVGGTSLTFDELLHRAYSQARKIATLFPGDSRPLAVDTDDTPISIVLMLAVVASGHPLVPLDPMLPAERRATIIDRAGATAIDAATVAETVDSCVPLPTLSGDHTAVINYTSGSTGTAKGVILSHRMCLTKAYEVATALSIGPHDRIGNSLPVSFGAGLNTLFAGLLSGAAVHCRDPRSGAPSDTAEWIAEQSLTTLHCSSSLLRTIAAADHGHAAVPSLRVVTTYGESLHSDDVDNFRQMFDGHATVVNWYATTEAGAVAYSEFPPERTLPSGFLPAGRPIPGKLVEVVTTDGSVCMPDAIGEVRVTSTCLADGYLGDAGLDSERFAALDDGLFRYRTGDLGRLDEHGTLHLAGRIDDAVKVRGYLVEPAEIEAALRAMPEIDEAAVIGRHSGTDTDLVAYVCSAGSAKRPSVGEIRASLRRTLPEWMVPTHIVALDAMPRNERGKLDRMALPEPADRRVERTAVGPTEYIVAEAARAAIGLDSIGRDEDFLALGGNSLTTTAMLAQLREGLKVDLTAEDVFAATTVRTLATTVDARLRDAATVRRRTSGEHDVLVPLRTEGSKAPIFLIGGAGVGAMAFLKLVKHIDDDHPVYALQAHGRGKRGRPDRTIRRTARRYVDAIRTVQPEGPFHLVGHSLGGWIAIAMAERIRDCGLGSPHLLLLDTRLFRHLLDKLPGGTEVPAAPPAQTREEAGFHLGRLGTAALWIRMQFAGLLRYPTTMEWLVFASIGYVALNKHVPTPWSGSMTVVRTAENVKDARSWQTVASGELTFVDINGDHGDMLSEPMAEELAKIIDDTVGSGR, translated from the coding sequence ATGTCGGTTCAAGACATCGATGCACCCACCCGTCCCGCACTGGCCCCACTGTGCCGGCCCGAGAGCCGCGACACACTGATGGCGCGCTACCGGGAAGTCGCTCACGTTCTGCCGAACGCCGTTGCACTCTCCGTAGGCGGAACCTCGCTCACCTTCGACGAACTGCTGCACCGCGCATACTCGCAGGCTCGGAAGATCGCCACCCTCTTCCCCGGGGACTCTCGGCCGCTTGCCGTCGATACCGACGACACTCCGATCTCGATCGTGCTGATGCTGGCCGTCGTCGCCTCCGGTCACCCTCTCGTGCCGCTCGATCCCATGCTTCCCGCCGAGCGACGCGCCACGATCATCGACCGAGCCGGTGCGACGGCGATCGACGCCGCCACCGTTGCCGAGACCGTGGATTCCTGCGTGCCACTACCGACGCTGTCGGGCGATCACACCGCGGTGATCAACTACACCTCGGGATCGACAGGCACCGCCAAGGGCGTGATCCTCAGCCATCGCATGTGTCTGACCAAGGCATACGAGGTCGCCACCGCGTTGTCGATCGGCCCGCACGATCGCATCGGAAATTCGCTGCCGGTCAGTTTCGGTGCCGGGTTGAACACGCTCTTCGCCGGGCTGCTCAGCGGTGCCGCGGTCCACTGCCGAGACCCTCGGTCGGGTGCCCCGTCCGACACCGCCGAATGGATCGCCGAGCAGTCACTGACCACGCTGCACTGCTCCTCGTCACTGCTGCGCACGATCGCGGCAGCCGACCACGGGCACGCTGCCGTGCCCAGTCTGCGCGTGGTCACCACGTACGGGGAGTCCCTGCATTCCGACGACGTCGACAATTTCAGGCAAATGTTCGACGGGCATGCAACGGTCGTGAACTGGTACGCGACCACAGAGGCCGGGGCCGTCGCCTACAGCGAGTTCCCTCCGGAGCGGACGCTGCCGTCCGGCTTCCTGCCGGCCGGAAGGCCCATTCCCGGCAAGCTCGTCGAGGTCGTCACCACCGACGGCTCGGTGTGTATGCCCGACGCGATCGGCGAAGTCCGAGTGACGTCGACCTGCCTGGCCGACGGTTACCTCGGCGACGCAGGCCTGGATTCAGAACGATTCGCCGCTCTCGACGATGGCCTGTTCCGGTACCGAACCGGCGATCTGGGGCGTCTGGACGAACACGGGACGCTGCATCTGGCCGGACGCATCGACGACGCCGTCAAGGTTCGCGGCTACCTGGTCGAGCCGGCCGAGATCGAGGCAGCCCTGCGAGCCATGCCGGAGATCGACGAGGCCGCGGTGATCGGCAGACACTCGGGTACCGACACCGACCTGGTGGCCTACGTGTGCTCGGCGGGATCGGCCAAGCGTCCCTCCGTCGGCGAGATCAGAGCGTCGCTGCGCCGGACCCTGCCGGAATGGATGGTGCCCACGCACATCGTCGCGCTCGACGCGATGCCGCGCAACGAACGCGGCAAGCTCGATCGCATGGCATTGCCCGAGCCCGCGGATCGACGGGTCGAGCGAACAGCGGTCGGGCCGACCGAATACATCGTCGCCGAGGCTGCGCGGGCTGCCATCGGTCTGGACTCCATCGGCCGAGACGAGGACTTCCTGGCTCTCGGCGGTAATTCGCTGACGACAACGGCGATGCTCGCCCAACTGCGGGAGGGGTTGAAGGTCGATCTCACGGCGGAGGACGTGTTCGCGGCGACGACCGTTCGAACTCTCGCTACGACGGTCGATGCCCGCCTGCGAGACGCGGCCACCGTTCGTCGACGCACGTCCGGCGAACACGATGTGCTGGTGCCCCTGCGCACCGAGGGCAGCAAGGCACCGATCTTCCTGATCGGCGGAGCCGGCGTCGGCGCGATGGCATTCCTCAAGCTCGTCAAGCACATCGACGACGACCATCCGGTGTACGCATTGCAGGCGCACGGCCGGGGTAAGCGCGGACGACCGGACCGCACCATCCGACGAACCGCGAGGCGATACGTCGACGCGATACGCACCGTCCAGCCCGAGGGACCGTTCCATCTGGTCGGCCATTCGCTCGGCGGGTGGATCGCCATCGCGATGGCCGAGAGAATCCGCGACTGTGGTCTCGGATCTCCGCACCTGCTTCTGTTGGACACCCGGCTGTTTCGGCATCTGCTGGACAAGCTGCCCGGCGGTACCGAGGTTCCGGCTGCACCTCCGGCCCAGACGCGGGAAGAAGCGGGCTTCCACCTCGGCCGCCTCGGCACGGCCGCTCTGTGGATCCGCATGCAGTTCGCCGGGTTGTTGCGCTACCCGACGACCATGGAATGGTTGGTCTTCGCAAGCATCGGGTACGTGGCGTTGAACAAGCACGTGCCGACTCCGTGGTCGGGCTCGATGACCGTGGTTCGCACAGCGGAGAACGTGAAAGATGCCCGGTCGTGGCAGACAGTTGCTTCTGGTGAACTGACTTTCGTCGACATCAACGGCGATCACGGTGACATGCTGAGCGAACCGATGGCCGAGGAACTGGCCAAGATCATCGACGACACCGTCGGCAGCGGGCGCTGA
- a CDS encoding LON peptidase substrate-binding domain-containing protein, with translation MSVIPMFPLGSVLLPGERLPLHIFEPRYQALVQDCLKQDDPSFGVVLIARGHEAGGGDVRHDVATVAHIIGHEAIGDGRYLLECVGGERIRIDAWLPDDPYPLADVRPWHDEDAESVIADSEFDTTWARVEDLYELIGRLESTESIATPGFPDFLSLPISAAEKIWSLAALIPMGQSDRLDILSAPDARARKTALDDAIENVTAVVQFRLQP, from the coding sequence GTGAGTGTCATCCCGATGTTCCCGCTCGGGAGCGTGCTGCTTCCCGGCGAACGTCTACCGCTGCACATCTTCGAGCCTCGCTACCAGGCGCTGGTACAAGACTGCCTGAAGCAGGACGACCCGAGCTTCGGCGTCGTTCTCATCGCGCGCGGCCACGAGGCCGGGGGCGGCGACGTTCGACACGACGTGGCGACGGTCGCGCACATCATCGGGCACGAGGCCATCGGAGACGGCAGGTACCTACTCGAGTGTGTCGGCGGCGAACGGATCCGGATCGACGCCTGGCTGCCCGACGATCCCTACCCCTTGGCAGACGTTCGACCGTGGCACGACGAGGACGCCGAGTCGGTGATCGCCGATTCCGAATTCGACACCACCTGGGCGCGGGTCGAGGATCTGTACGAGCTCATCGGCCGACTCGAATCCACCGAAAGCATTGCCACTCCGGGCTTTCCGGACTTTCTGAGCCTGCCGATCTCGGCCGCCGAGAAAATCTGGTCGCTGGCTGCACTGATTCCGATGGGACAGTCCGATCGCCTCGACATTCTGTCGGCACCGGACGCCCGGGCCCGCAAGACGGCACTCGACGACGCCATCGAGAACGTCACGGCCGTCGTACAGTTCAGACTGCAACCCTGA
- a CDS encoding NADPH:quinone oxidoreductase family protein — MRAVQISSLDGPDSVSVVDIDEPAPRDGSVVIEVHAAGVAFPDALLTRGLYQYKPELPFVPGSEIAGVVRSAPAESGFSAGDRVAALTGLSDGMAEVAVVSPDTVFALPESVSLTAGAGLLFNDLTVHFALRERGRLAAGETVLVHGAAGGIGTSALRMAPVLGASRVIAVVSSEAKADIARSAGATDVVLVDGWKDAVKELTGGRGVDVVVDPVGGDRFTDSIRSLAPSGRILVLGFTGGEIPTVKVNRLLLNNVDVVGVGWGAWWMTRPGYLATQWAEIEPLLADGSLVAPEPSVFPAADAAAAIASLENRTAAGKVVLDFSL; from the coding sequence ATGCGCGCGGTACAGATCTCCAGCCTCGACGGACCCGACTCGGTGAGCGTGGTGGACATCGACGAACCTGCCCCGCGCGACGGGTCGGTGGTCATCGAGGTCCATGCCGCGGGCGTCGCCTTTCCCGATGCGCTGCTCACCCGTGGGCTGTACCAGTACAAGCCGGAATTGCCGTTCGTTCCCGGAAGCGAGATCGCCGGTGTCGTCCGGTCGGCTCCGGCGGAGTCCGGCTTTTCGGCAGGCGATCGCGTCGCGGCGCTGACGGGCTTGAGCGACGGCATGGCAGAGGTCGCCGTGGTCTCACCCGATACGGTGTTCGCGCTGCCGGAGTCGGTATCGCTCACTGCAGGGGCCGGTCTGTTGTTCAACGACTTGACGGTGCACTTCGCGCTGCGTGAACGCGGCCGGCTGGCGGCGGGCGAGACGGTGCTGGTGCACGGTGCCGCAGGCGGAATCGGAACCTCGGCGCTGCGGATGGCTCCGGTACTCGGTGCGTCCCGGGTGATCGCCGTCGTGAGCTCGGAGGCGAAGGCCGACATCGCCCGCTCCGCCGGAGCCACCGACGTCGTTCTCGTCGACGGGTGGAAGGACGCGGTCAAGGAGCTGACCGGCGGACGCGGGGTCGATGTGGTCGTGGATCCGGTGGGCGGCGATCGGTTCACCGACAGCATCCGCTCGCTCGCACCGTCGGGTCGAATTCTGGTGCTGGGCTTCACCGGTGGTGAGATTCCGACGGTGAAGGTGAATCGGCTACTGCTCAACAACGTCGATGTCGTCGGCGTCGGTTGGGGCGCGTGGTGGATGACGCGGCCGGGCTACCTCGCCACCCAGTGGGCCGAGATCGAACCGCTGCTCGCCGACGGTTCCCTCGTGGCTCCCGAGCCCTCGGTGTTCCCGGCTGCCGATGCCGCTGCGGCCATCGCGTCACTGGAAAACCGGACTGCCGCAGGTAAAGTGGTGCTCGACTTCAGTCTGTGA
- a CDS encoding ABC1 kinase family protein, with protein MTPDATTPEPAVPEALTPEPAPELRTFGIRELLRLIVIGSVLTYFQVVAIGRWVRAPRRGWPIHASEAVVDAFFALGPTFVKVGQLMGSSPGLFPKVLADTCLRCLDEVPPFPGSQARAVIEADLGRGIDDLFSSFDDVPLSSASVAQVHLCVRRDNGREVVMKVQRRGIYHRMKIDLRIAYLIARGLEKFIPFFATANASAIIVDLHAATFAELDSAVEAKRQDSFRAAIGAFGDNEHVTAPEVFLDYCGGRVICMERMHGSPLDRYEPGEQSELIVRRAAKVWMEALVLHGLFHGDVHAGNVWVLDDGRVAFLDFGVMGEVDEQWRALLLDLFHATVIDGDFTRLAGTVKRLGIVAPQMGSDAEVGAILQSVFAPMLSTTLAHFSLADFIRALVNMGKQYKTSSPEELILVAKQLGYFERYAIELAPNWALGTDPFVFKNVFPAEIAALAEARGVELPE; from the coding sequence ATGACTCCCGATGCCACGACACCCGAGCCCGCTGTACCCGAAGCCTTGACGCCCGAGCCCGCACCCGAGCTGAGGACCTTCGGGATACGAGAACTGCTGCGGCTGATCGTCATCGGTTCGGTGTTGACGTACTTCCAGGTCGTTGCGATCGGACGCTGGGTTCGTGCGCCCCGACGCGGATGGCCGATACATGCCTCGGAGGCCGTCGTCGACGCGTTCTTCGCTCTCGGACCCACATTCGTCAAAGTCGGGCAGCTCATGGGCTCGTCGCCGGGACTGTTCCCGAAGGTCCTCGCCGATACGTGCCTGCGGTGCCTCGACGAGGTTCCACCGTTCCCCGGCTCGCAAGCACGCGCGGTGATCGAGGCCGACCTGGGCCGCGGAATCGACGATCTGTTCTCCTCGTTCGACGACGTGCCGCTCTCGTCAGCGTCGGTTGCTCAGGTACACCTGTGCGTGCGCCGCGACAACGGACGCGAAGTGGTCATGAAGGTGCAGCGGCGGGGCATCTACCACCGCATGAAGATCGATCTACGGATCGCGTACCTCATTGCCCGCGGGCTGGAGAAGTTCATTCCGTTCTTCGCCACCGCCAATGCGTCGGCCATCATCGTGGACCTGCATGCCGCCACCTTCGCGGAACTGGACAGCGCCGTGGAGGCCAAGCGGCAGGACAGCTTTCGCGCGGCCATCGGTGCGTTCGGAGACAACGAGCACGTCACCGCGCCCGAGGTGTTCCTCGACTACTGCGGCGGCCGCGTCATCTGCATGGAACGCATGCACGGCTCCCCACTCGACCGCTACGAGCCCGGCGAGCAGTCCGAGCTCATCGTCCGCCGAGCGGCCAAGGTCTGGATGGAAGCGCTTGTGCTGCACGGTCTCTTCCACGGCGACGTGCATGCGGGCAACGTGTGGGTGCTCGACGACGGCAGGGTGGCGTTCCTCGACTTCGGAGTCATGGGCGAGGTGGACGAGCAATGGCGCGCGCTGCTACTCGACCTGTTCCATGCCACCGTGATCGACGGCGACTTCACCCGGCTCGCAGGTACTGTCAAGCGCCTGGGAATCGTTGCACCACAGATGGGTTCGGACGCCGAGGTCGGGGCGATACTGCAGTCGGTGTTCGCCCCGATGCTCTCGACGACGCTCGCGCACTTCAGTCTGGCGGACTTCATCCGGGCCCTGGTGAACATGGGCAAGCAGTACAAGACGTCGAGCCCCGAGGAGTTGATCCTGGTGGCCAAGCAACTCGGCTACTTCGAGAGATACGCCATCGAACTCGCACCCAACTGGGCTCTGGGCACGGATCCGTTCGTCTTCAAGAATGTCTTCCCCGCCGAGATAGCCGCCTTGGCCGAGGCGAGGGGTGTCGAGCTGCCGGAGTGA